One genomic window of Pseudomonadota bacterium includes the following:
- a CDS encoding SHOCT domain-containing protein, with protein sequence MNIKTKLITVLLSAVMFGCAGTPVHFSDAPIAKLDLSQRHKVRARAVGLLLFDFIPIGVNNRQAYAYELLKDEAGNNYLTNIAIQEVWRWVFIGHKYVTILTADAYPLAIDSKQILTDKIEALKTLYAGGEISEKEYEKARQQLLSNFLKQ encoded by the coding sequence ATGAATATCAAAACAAAACTCATAACAGTGCTCTTGTCGGCAGTTATGTTTGGCTGTGCCGGAACTCCGGTGCATTTTTCAGATGCACCGATAGCAAAACTCGATTTGTCACAGAGACACAAGGTGAGAGCCAGAGCAGTAGGCCTTCTTCTTTTTGATTTCATACCCATTGGTGTTAACAACAGACAAGCTTATGCTTATGAACTTCTGAAAGATGAAGCTGGAAATAATTATCTAACAAATATTGCAATTCAAGAAGTGTGGCGCTGGGTTTTTATCGGTCATAAGTATGTAACAATTTTAACAGCGGACGCTTATCCTTTGGCAATCGATTCCAAACAGATTCTTACTGACAAAATAGAAGCGCTGAAAACTCTTTATGCAGGTGGAGAGATATCAGAAAAAGAATATGAAAAGGCACGGCAACAGCTTTTAAGCAATTTCTTAAAACAATAA